One Anthonomus grandis grandis chromosome 12, icAntGran1.3, whole genome shotgun sequence DNA window includes the following coding sequences:
- the LOC126742872 gene encoding serine protease snake-like isoform X1 — protein MWFKSLQFLCLLNSFNRLTIALIANGPSCFIEENQFGKCIPVSLCPRNQKLSKSSMDSRSSCQSGTTCCMVLAKIVTPTNVFPPSSAGGISPGTSSGSNAGVSGPPTQTISSTSASGAPSATASPNSPSGFSPSGAPPGGSTPPNGGQPPAGSPPAGSPSAGSPPAGSPPAGSPPAGSPPSGAPPQGSSPPLSGNIIAEPDIPSKTLPGSSPTFDYSDTIVVSAEEIDPATELSDMKCDAYHSMIKLSNIETFPVNPKPVSPIVMIYGGVNSGEKEFPHMAALGYGEPNSIKWLCGGSLISENFVITAAHCLSSNAIGDVRYVRLGNSQLDRNTANTQLVNVIRRIPHAQYNAETKYNDIALLELGRKVEISQYVLPICLFSSTDYEDKNIIATGWGKTQSGSTSQTLKKVGLELFTQAECQEAYKLVSRQQLPLGIQETKQLCAGSHSQSKDTCQGDSGGPLQIRKNSRWYLIGITSIGIQCGIQSVPGIYTRIAPYVHWIQQTVWGNK, from the exons ATGGACCGAGCTGCTTTATAGAAGAAAATCAATTTGGAAAATGCATTCCAGTCTCGTTGTGTCCAcgaaatcaaaaattatcaaaaagttCAATGGACTCAAGATCATCATGTCAATCAGGAACAACCTGCTGCATGGTATTAGCAAAAATCGTTACTCCCACCAACGTATTTCCTCCCTCGTCAGCAGGAGGTATATCACCAGGAACATCATCTGGTAGCAATGCAGGGGTATCGGGACCTCCAACTCAAACTATATCATCAACATCTGCATCTG gTGCGCCATCGGCTACAGCAAGTCCTAATTCTCCCTCTGGATTTTCTCCGAGCGGAGCACCTCCAGGCGGATCTACTCCACCAAAcg GTGGTCAACCTCCAGCTGGGTCACCGCCTGCAGGATCGCCGTCTGCTGGATCACCGCCTGCTGGATCACCGCCTGCTGGATCACCACCTGCTGGATCACCGCCATCTGGAGCTCCACCACAAGGTTCATCACCGCCTTTATCAGGAAATATAATAGCCGAACCAGACATCCCCTCTAAGACATTACCAGGCTCATCTCCAACTTTTGATTATTCGGATACTATTGTAGTATCTGCCGAAGAGATAGATCCTGCTACAGAATTATCTGATATGA AATGCGATGCATATCACTCTATGATTAAATTATCAAACATTGAGACGTTTCCAGTAAATCCAAAACCTGTAAGTCCCATTGTAATGATTTATGGCGGAGTCAATTCAGGAGAAAAAGAATTTCCACATATG gcaGCCTTGGGATATGGTGAACCTAATTCCATAAAATGGTTGTGTGGTGGCAGCCTAATTTCTGAAAACTTTGTAATTACAGCAGCACATTGCTTATCATCAAACGCGAT AGGAGACGTTAGGTATGTAAGACTGGGAAATTCACAGTTAGACCGGAATACTGCGAACACTCAATTAGTTAACGTAATAAGACGAATTCCTCATGCACAATACAATGCTGAAACCAAGTACAATGATATTGCTTTGCTTGAGCTTGGAAGAAAAGTAGAAATTTCTCAATATGTTTTACCTATTTGCTTGTTTTCTTCCACCGATTatgaagataaaaatattatagccACAG GGTGGGGTAAGACACAATCTGGCTCTACAagtcaaactttaaaaaaagtggGACTTGAATTGTTTACACAGGCCGAATGTCAAGAAGCCTACAAGCTCGTTTCAAGACAGCAGCTTCCTTTAGGTATACAGGAAACGAAACAGCTATGTGCCGGAAGTCACTCTCAAAGCAAGGATACATGTCAA gGAGATTCTGGAGGACCACTACAAATTCGCAAAAATAGTAGATGGTATTTAATAGGAATAACATCCATTGGAATTCAGTGTGGCATACAGAGTGTTCCAGGCATATATACCAGAATTGCACCGTACGTCCATTGGATACAACAGACTGTATGGggaaataaataa
- the LOC126742872 gene encoding CLIP domain-containing serine protease B9-like isoform X2, producing the protein MWFKSLQFLCLLNSFNRLTIALIANGPSCFIEENQFGKCIPVSLCPRNQKLSKSSMDSRSSCQSGTTCCMVLAKIVTPTNVFPPSSAGGISPGTSSGSNAGVSGPPTQTISSTSASGAPSATASPNSPSGFSPSGAPPGGSTPPNGGQPPAGSPPAGSPSAGSPPAGSPPAGSPPAGSPPSGAPPQGSSPPLSGNIIAEPDIPSKTLPGSSPTFDYSDTIVVSAEEIDPATELSDMINPKPVSPIVMIYGGVNSGEKEFPHMAALGYGEPNSIKWLCGGSLISENFVITAAHCLSSNAIGDVRYVRLGNSQLDRNTANTQLVNVIRRIPHAQYNAETKYNDIALLELGRKVEISQYVLPICLFSSTDYEDKNIIATGWGKTQSGSTSQTLKKVGLELFTQAECQEAYKLVSRQQLPLGIQETKQLCAGSHSQSKDTCQGDSGGPLQIRKNSRWYLIGITSIGIQCGIQSVPGIYTRIAPYVHWIQQTVWGNK; encoded by the exons ATGGACCGAGCTGCTTTATAGAAGAAAATCAATTTGGAAAATGCATTCCAGTCTCGTTGTGTCCAcgaaatcaaaaattatcaaaaagttCAATGGACTCAAGATCATCATGTCAATCAGGAACAACCTGCTGCATGGTATTAGCAAAAATCGTTACTCCCACCAACGTATTTCCTCCCTCGTCAGCAGGAGGTATATCACCAGGAACATCATCTGGTAGCAATGCAGGGGTATCGGGACCTCCAACTCAAACTATATCATCAACATCTGCATCTG gTGCGCCATCGGCTACAGCAAGTCCTAATTCTCCCTCTGGATTTTCTCCGAGCGGAGCACCTCCAGGCGGATCTACTCCACCAAAcg GTGGTCAACCTCCAGCTGGGTCACCGCCTGCAGGATCGCCGTCTGCTGGATCACCGCCTGCTGGATCACCGCCTGCTGGATCACCACCTGCTGGATCACCGCCATCTGGAGCTCCACCACAAGGTTCATCACCGCCTTTATCAGGAAATATAATAGCCGAACCAGACATCCCCTCTAAGACATTACCAGGCTCATCTCCAACTTTTGATTATTCGGATACTATTGTAGTATCTGCCGAAGAGATAGATCCTGCTACAGAATTATCTGATATGA TAAATCCAAAACCTGTAAGTCCCATTGTAATGATTTATGGCGGAGTCAATTCAGGAGAAAAAGAATTTCCACATATG gcaGCCTTGGGATATGGTGAACCTAATTCCATAAAATGGTTGTGTGGTGGCAGCCTAATTTCTGAAAACTTTGTAATTACAGCAGCACATTGCTTATCATCAAACGCGAT AGGAGACGTTAGGTATGTAAGACTGGGAAATTCACAGTTAGACCGGAATACTGCGAACACTCAATTAGTTAACGTAATAAGACGAATTCCTCATGCACAATACAATGCTGAAACCAAGTACAATGATATTGCTTTGCTTGAGCTTGGAAGAAAAGTAGAAATTTCTCAATATGTTTTACCTATTTGCTTGTTTTCTTCCACCGATTatgaagataaaaatattatagccACAG GGTGGGGTAAGACACAATCTGGCTCTACAagtcaaactttaaaaaaagtggGACTTGAATTGTTTACACAGGCCGAATGTCAAGAAGCCTACAAGCTCGTTTCAAGACAGCAGCTTCCTTTAGGTATACAGGAAACGAAACAGCTATGTGCCGGAAGTCACTCTCAAAGCAAGGATACATGTCAA gGAGATTCTGGAGGACCACTACAAATTCGCAAAAATAGTAGATGGTATTTAATAGGAATAACATCCATTGGAATTCAGTGTGGCATACAGAGTGTTCCAGGCATATATACCAGAATTGCACCGTACGTCCATTGGATACAACAGACTGTATGGggaaataaataa
- the LOC126742904 gene encoding uncharacterized protein LOC126742904, translating into MSEKPDTVPGLGFKDKDKALETLQILEGRDPDYQKLAIKGLIGRAKRTLTLTKDKDKLQNINDAMKIFEDWLKDFEFKNLSKENKAYLPLAFVETLLPLKKKYGLGNDLVDSFFKAYKEKAKGEYKNLRTISSGDGEPTWDIIRNRELKKIWTEYEESKPDFWGSDDLPTKEHLQLILWAYSPEASKIKKNISNYEEKLQNMKTKANSDSDNGSKDKDSKKGTKRKSEGSGSGSSSSGSSNGSESDEESPKKKSKK; encoded by the exons ATGTCAGAGAAACCAGATACAGTTCCTGGCCTAGGATTTAAAGATAAAGACAAGGCGCTCGAAACCCTGCAAATCCTTGAAGGAAGAGATCCTGATTACCAAAAGCTTGCAATTAAAGGGCTTATTGGTAGAGCAAAGAGAACATTAACAT tAACAAAGGACAAAGATAAGCTACAAAACATTAACGATGCTATGAAGATCTTTGAAGACTGGCTCAaagattttgaatttaaaaatctttcgaAAGAAAACAAAGCCTACCTGCCACTTGCTTTTGTAGAAACCTTACTTCCACTCAAGAAAAAATACGGATTGGGTAATGATTTAGTTGATAGCTTCTTTAAAGCATACAAGGAAAAAGCTAAAGGGGAATATAAGAACTTAAGAACCATTTCTAGTGGGGATGGTGAACCAACGTGGGACATTATAAGAAACAGGGAACTTAAGAAGATTTGGACGGAATATGAAGAGTCAAAACCAGATTTTTGGGGCAGTGATGACTTACCCACAAAAGAGCATTTACAGCTGATCTTGTGGGCTTACAGTCCAGAGGCAAGCAAGATTAAGAAGAATATTTCTAATTACgaagaaaaattgcaaaatatgaAAACTAAAGCTAACAGTGATAGTGACAATGGTTCAAAGGATAAAGATAGCAAAAAGGGTACTAAAAGAAAATCGGAGGGTAGCGGTAGCGGAAGCAGTTCAAGTGGAAGCAGTAATGGTAGTGAAAGCGATGAAGAATCTCCCAAGAAGAAAAGCAAGAAGTGA